The Cryptomeria japonica chromosome 2, Sugi_1.0, whole genome shotgun sequence region gcccaattcatatttgtgctcaaATTTTTTTCCTTGCAGATTGCAGCAGGTCGGAAGGACTGAATTTAGAGACTTTGCAGGAAAGAAACACAAGTAATTAGTAATGTGTCTTGAACAGTCAGATGCACGCTCAGTAAGTAGGACTGTTTATGACAGCATTTGCAGCCACCTACAAGGCAGGTACTTTAGCAGAGTTTCATCAGTCAGCAGATTTACAGCTTCCTACAAGCAGCAAAAGACATTCCAGTCATGATGACAGTGGTTCTGTCTTGGTACATAATGGTCATTTTCCATACCCctggtttcaagtgtatatcaGAAATTATGGGTAGTTTGTGACAGCACTTAGGATTAACTGATGCAGGGTTTCAAAATTCCTAAAAAAAACATAAACAGTGAGCTCAAAAAACCTATATCAGCAGCAATTCCTATACAAATGATGGCAAAGTTGCAATTTCTCCAAGAGTttgttgtaatgtccccaactcAGGCCATGAAAATTAACTATGAATTTGCTGTCCTTTCCTTGGTTTACACAAGAGGAAGAGGGCTTAGAGCATTATTGGGTAAGTGTGGAGTTTTTGGCTTGTATTTTATTCTATTCTTAAGTTGTGGGCACATCTTTTTATGCAACTTAAGTGACTACTAGCCTAAAGACTTAAGTTATCCCCCTTTTTAAGTTTAATGACTTAAGTGGCATGTACTTTAAGTGATTTAATTAAGCATATGCCAAAAAGGTCAAGGGGATGTGGGATTTCAAGGAGCCTATTGGCTCATTTTTAGGGAGTCTATTTGGAGCATTGGACTGAGTTGGTAATGGATCAAGGGCTGAGGTTAAAGCGTCCCTTTGGGAGTTAATATATAACATTCTAGGGTTCTTTTAGACCTCATTGTGTTATCAGTCTTTTATCTTTTGTTGTTGCAGCCTGCAATCTTTGGCTCAATGTCTGAAACCCTTGCATATCCCTGGTTTCAGAGAGACATATGGAATCCCCCTAGTCAGAAGGGTGTGTTTTGGTGGAAGGGCTTTGGTTTGTAATGCCTTAGCACATCATTATTAGAGCTCAATTCATTATCAGGTTTGGAGGCCAATTTCTGAAGGTGAAATTCAAGCTCAGGTTCAGATTTGGGTTAACTATAGCAAGGTGCCTTCAAATTACTGAGTTTCGTTGAAAATAGCAACAACAAGGTCAAGTGGAAACAAAATTGAATAGACCTACTTATGATTTTCTGGGTGTTTTGGCAAGGACGGCTAGGATTTGAAGACAATGGTATTTGTGTCTAAAACTGcaaaattttaattcacttcatcTCAGAAAATTAAAAGTCAATGTGAATCATTTCTGGGCAGATTTAGAGTAATTTTCTGTACTTCTTCCTATACTCAGAAATTTAATTTATAAAGCAGAAAATTCAGTTCTATAATCTGAATGTGCATTGACTTAACAGTCATCACTGGCTGAACTACCCCTGCTAACAGAACCGATAATGGAATAGTTGAATAAACAATTTGGGATATATAGTAAAAAAAAATTGGCCCAATGACATAGACATGTATTAGCTACTCAACCAATAATTTTGGGAAATTTCGCAATTTCTGCCAATTTCCATATGGACCCTGTGGCCCTAGTTAGATAATGCCACGTGACATGACATGCCACATCACCTATGGTGATGTCCTTGTTGTCATGTCAGGATGACTTTAGCATCGAACTCATTACCAAACCAGATAAGAATTTAGAGGAGACGTCCACAGGATTTGAATAGCCAACCTATCACCTTGCAGCCACATGCTGTGGTACCCACCACCAAGCTAGCTCTCTACGTGACAATCACACAATATGCCACCTCAACCTCCACATCACTTCTAGCAATATCACTTTTGCATGTCACGTTGACTTTAGCAACTAACTCAATACTGAACAAACAAAAATTTGAAGGGTTTAAATTCCTGACTTGAAACCTGGTAGCCACTTCGCATCACACCTGCTTGGTAGCACATAGTGACTGTTAGCACAATTACCTATGCCACTTGGTAGTTTTAAAAACCACAGACCCAAATTTATCTCTATGCCACTCCACACCCTAGTCCCTAATCAGACGTGACCAACCACTATGTCAATGCATTGGTCACCAATACAAAACCACCTACCAAAAATTTGAGGGCTTTAGTGGCCGAATTTTTTAGTGAACCAAAAATAGAAACCTAACAATTTTTTCATAAGAGATTCAAATATGTAATTCAGATATGAGCCACGGCACAGCTGAAGATGGATCCCTTCAGAAACTTTGTACCTTCTATTTCAGCAAATTTTGCACAAGGAGCAGCCTCACGAATTCAATCCTCTTGCAACAAATTTATCCTGCCataaaattctgcaagaaattCAAATTAGAAATCAAAACTTGTCCTTTGCTCGCAAATTTTGCTGGATCTCACTCCTCATGAAATTGACCTTTTACAGAGAACAAAAGTTATAACTCAAAGTATTGATAAGATGTTTTCCCTTTGCTACACATCGTTGCAGAACAAAGGATCAGAACCTAGGGATATTTTATCTCTAAACTTTGATACCATAAACAATTATGCGTAGAGGTCCATAATTGAACATACAACCTTCATGTCAATACCCATCCTCACCCCTTTCCTTAATCACAACCCCAGAAGTCTTACTAAAACTATCATGTATGATTTGGTAAGAGTAAGACCGTTTGAAGCATATGGAATGTGCTCTCTCACTCTTCTCTAATTAGTAGGTTGAGCACATCAATTAATCATCTTGTTGTAACAAAGTATCATCTAATCATGATGAAGCCACCAAATGGTTCTTACAAATTCATCTAAACTGTGGCTGAGGGCAAATATACACAAAGCCCACTTGAAGTTGTGCAAACTCAATTAGAGACCTTTAATGAAAAGGGCATTCGAAAGAAAAATTATATACTATATATAAAAACAGCATATAATAAATatcatatattaaaatatataaatatccaTTGCTAGCCGCTtcaacatatataaagaatgatGAATAGTACCAGATCAAATCTTGCCATCAAGCATTCCACGACGTATCTTTGCAAGTGAGCCCTTCTCTGATCACTCTATTTCAATATGTATGGAGGTTGAGGTTGTaataaaataaatgacattagAACATATTAAAGATAATAAATTGAGGGTTATGGAATCTTGTGAAGGAGCCATTAGTGTCAAAGTAGAAGAGCAAGTGAGAGATCCAGACTAAACAAAAATTTGATCATGAAAAATGAAGCTCGAGAATGATTTGTGCAATTGTAGACCCGCACTGGATAAAAAATGTggtaccaaaaaataccaaaaaaatcctaaaaaatgtattcttaaaaaatatattttgagaTTTTGATAAAAACACAGTGCGCTTCATCCGTAGGAAAATTCGACGGATTTTAACGAATTTTTAATACTGCATCAAGGTCCGCCAAATTTCAAACTTCATGGCTGAAATTCAGAGAACTATATGACTTGTGTGTTAGCCCTAGAGTTTGAGAATTGAAATTGAATTCTAATATTGTACCATGCACTTCTCCAAGTTCCCAAGCATCAGTTGAGAGCATGCGTTGGAATATAGACAAACATTAAGTGACAAAGTGCAATTGGAGACCATTTGGCTCTATTGTTCAATTCCATTTCATGTGGGAGGTAATTAGTTCCTATTTTTAAAAAGTATGTGATTTTTGATCTatttatatcttaaattttataagACACTGCTTTTTCTAAATTTAGGATACTCATTTTTTTGTTTGAGATCTCCTTATTGGAAAAAGAAAAGtggatgttattgttgttgttggggCAGGTTTCAAAGCCCCTCATAATGAGATGAATGACGATAAAAGGCCTAATCTTCAATGAGAATGTGGTAGATGCAAGCTTCATTATTGATGAGTTGTGTGAGACATTGCAAAAGAAGCATTACACCATCATGTTTTTGATGTTTCATCAGATAGGAGAGACATGACGTTGAAATTCCCCAATTCCTCTTAGTTCTTACAGCAGAATAGATTTCCTAAATCCATTGAAAATTCAAGGAAAATGAAAGCTAGAAAATTCCTTTAAGAGATCTCAGAGGAAGTTGTGAGGTGGGTGAAGCCAATGTTGTGAAGGTAATTACAAATAATGCAGCAAATTATTTTGTTGAATGTAGACTTCTCATGGAAAGCCCCAACCCCCGACTTCTCATGGAAAGCCCCAACCCCCTCTCCCACCACCACCCCTTCTAGGCTTCTTGTTCTACTCATTGCCTTGACCTTATATTTGAGCATCTTGACCAATTTTTTTGGGTCAAGCCCATTGTAGATTGTGGTTGCAATATTTACAAATGTACAGCCATGCTTGGGTCCTCAACTTAATGAGGAAGCATTCAGAGGAGTAGTTTGCTTGTCTTGATGTAACCCACCTTGCAACCAAATTTATCACATTCCAATTGTTGCTTTAATTAAAGGCTGCTTTGACACATATGATTGTTAAGTGAGGAGTCTTCCCAATCTTTAAACTTGAGAAACAATGTAGAAGTTGATAGTGTGAATTTAGTCTTTGATGAGCAATGCTACTGGCTACGAGTAGAGGAGATTATAAATGATCTTATTTCAATCCTCTTTTGTCCACTTTACTAGATTTATGTTTTTTGCTTATTCTCTTCTTGAACTTTACAACTTATGTTATTTATCAATAGATCATAAAGCCTTAGCTAGCCTCTCTTTTTTCTGTTGACGGGAATAAGTCTCTGATGGGTTGTGCATATAAGCACATGCATAGGACCAAGGAGGTCATTAGAAGTGGCAGGTCATTCCCTAAATCCAACATTCCAATTCTAATTACGTATCCAGTTAGGAAATGACAAGTATTTCTTCTCAAATCATCTCACGTCATTGTTTATCCTCAACTTTCCATTTCATTAGCAAGCTAATGGAAAAGATGCTTCTAAATTTTTttgagaagaaaaggataaatgaaattATATTCAAAACCAATTGTAAAGTCTTGTTGTGATAAACTAGCACCTACATCCCCCCACTTGGTTATCAGTattgtcttcaacttttgcatTGAATGCATACTAGTGTATTAGGATTCAACTGTCTTGAGGTAAGAACCATGAGTTTTCAATTTTAGAAATGTTATCCCAGACttcaaaaaatttatcttttttctttttggTACAAAATGAGTACAACTGGATGTTCAATCAATGTTAAATACACGTGCACcatcattttcttcagtaactgaTCTCATGCGTAAGCTCAATTTCAGATCAAATCTATCAACATTATCCATGCTACAGTAACAGAATTGAATCATGATAATCTATTGTTATACTAAAAATGTACGTCACAAAGTCATGTGACAATTGTAGATTATGTTGTTATTAAGTCAACTTTCTTATCCATATTTCACCCCCCAAGTAAATATGCGTGTTGGGAAAAACCAAGATGAAAGAACTTTTATTTATATAAATGAGCTTAACCGTATTGATGTTCTGCATGAAAAATAGAGAGAAAGCCTCCAACATACATAGCAAAAATCTTTCATAAATTAGACAACACCTGATTATCAGCCTCACAAATCTTCACATTTGATCTATCTATACGTTTTAGACCTTGAACCTTCTAACATAAAAGCTGAGGATGCTAAATTATCACCTTCATCTCTATGACCTGCATCAAAGATTTTCATATCCGAGCACAGCAACCAATCCTTTGGAAAATTTAAAACACTTATATTCCTGCCTTTAAAAAATTTGAGAGATCAAAAaatattcacactgatttatgtatATCATTTGTATAGCTAATATACTTATTAACATTGTTATGTTCCTTCTTGTTATTGTTGTTGCTGTCATCATCATCGTTATTGTCCTTGTTGTCGTCCCCAGAGTTGCTGCTGTTGATGTTGTGACTTAAGAGTCTCCACAAATTGCTGATCATCCATTCTCCACTCCGTTGATATTGTTAGTGTGTTGCATGATTTTAATGACTTCCGTAAGGTGCCTCTTCACGTAGCCGTCTTCCCTAGCCAACCCTTTTGCTTCGTTAATACAAATATCATGATTAGTCGCAAGTGAATGTTCTGCCAGTGCTGACATTTCTACTCTATTATGCCTAATATACCAACCATGCTCCTTAACTCTCGTTTGCATGGATCTACCCATTTCTCCAATATGGACTTCCATTAAGTTATAAAATTCGTCACTACAATTAAGAATTGAACAATGGACTGATAAACCATTGCCACCCATATTTCCATGTCAGCTAGTTGTTGTGTGCAAGGGCAAAACTTACAAATAGGCAATGGCAAGGAACTTCGAAAGCTAAGCTAGTTTTCACCCTATAAGTTGAGCATAATTACATGGATTTAATTAAAAAAGGCTATGAAAGCTGCAAAGTAAGAGTTGATATGATAATTGGCAGTAAGTTTGCAAAGAGCTGATTAAATACCCACTCATACTACCTGAACCACACTAATCACAGATTTTCCTGATCAATTTTGATGTCAATTTCATAAGTTATCTAAAGCATGGAAATAAGCCAATGAAGAGAAATCAAACTTCGGGACAAGCTGCTACCAGGGAAGATATTGCAAAAATGGCGtgaaaaaaaaaccagttgccTTTGGGTAGAAATTGGAATGGTTTTGAAAGATAAACTAGAGAACCAAAGAGGCAATAATGCATAGAGATTAGCCATTTTGCGTAGGTGATCCCCTTTTCCTTAGCCTGAATGTTGGCTACAGGTGATAAATTTCCATTAATTTACCCCCTAAACCACAACCCAACTGACTGCGTTATTAATGATGAAAGTGGTACAAAAGATTGAGTTGTGAACATGTCATTTACTTGAATTTACTCCTAATTATCTTGTTGACATTTTTCTAGCAAATGAATCTTGAATTGTTTTCACCCTAAAATCAAAAGTTGGGGAGAGAAGAAGGACCTGTTGAAAGCTCTTTACAGTCTTGCCAAGACTTTTTCCGATTTCAGGCAGCTTTTTGGGGCCAAAAATGAGAGCAGTGACTCCTGCAATCACGACAAGCTCAGGCACGCCCAGTCCAAACAAACCTTGCACTTTGAGACTGtccttcctcctcctcctgctTGCCAAGCCTCTCATTCTCATACATAATATGCCCTTCTCGCCCCTCATAAAGCTGCATGAGCTCGCTGGACAAACAACGCCTGCAGTGGGTAGAGACTACAGTTTCCATTTTCACTTCCAAGATGAACATTAGGAAAAAGCAAAGAGAGATAAAGGAGTGTACCAGAGGTGGAAGGAAGGTGCCCTGTCCGACCATTAGGCAGGCCTATCACAAGCCTGGTGCTCGCCATCACATACATGTGGATTGATTCGCTGGTTCCCGTTGTCTCACTCACTATCTAGATAAACACGTTAATATATTCATCTATAAATCTACATCCTCTAAATTGATTCTACTTGTAAAGCAAAATCCACCTCTTGGTGTACGATCCCAAGGAGGGAAGTCCATTATAACTTCTCAGCCGTTGTTCTTGACAAATTTTGAAGCCTGTTTTTTTAATTTAGGGGTTCCCTACATTTAAAATTCTTTTATCTTAACAAGTGAAGAATTTTAGATGAAAAATACATAattgtaatggtgaaatatgtgtatttatgtttttttctatttaattttgtatttattttgatAAGATTTTTTTAAGATATGGATAATTTTTAAAGAGTTAtttgataaatatatatttaataaagagTGTAATATTGTACGTTGTCTATTTATCATATACTATTTTTTCATATATCTATCATTTATCTCATTTCTATTGTTTACACATATCTATACATTTGTCTTATTTGCTCATTTGTACTTTTATGCTCATACTTATTCTTATGGGAAGTGGCTAAACTTAGAGAAAACAGCACTCTGTATAGTTTTTAAAATCCACAAAACACAACGGATTTTTGCAAAATTTTCAGGAGTGAAATCTTCATTCTTTGCATCCctattgttgttaaaccacaaaAAATCTAACGAAAAAAGTTGTGTTTTGCTAATCTAAGAGATTTTTTGGAGTGtcattttgtgtggagattagcctATACCATTCTCATGCAAACATGGTCTACTACGATCTAGCCCCTATTTTGTTCTAAAGCTAGTTTGTAGTTGATGAGCCCTATTTTATGTCTTTATTCGCAGTTATTTTATCATTCTTGGGACTCTTATATACCTACTATTAGGATATTATATTATGTTTTGACTGACTTTTAAAGCCTATATGATGGTCATGTTGTTTatagtttaaaaccttcattaTGACAAAACAGTGAAccttatgaatgcaaatataagtatttACTTTATCTTTGTGTGATGATAAGTATGTTGTAATGAATGGTCATGAAATGTGAATAGAAGTACTTGTGCTAACCTTGGTGTTGCAGCTGTGTGGAAGACTTTTTGTGATGAAACGAGGTTTTATTATCAACAGCATGGCAATGTTGACAGGACTGGACAGCAAGGCATGAAAGTGTTAAAGGTTGTTGCAACTCGGGCACTAGTTGTTTGAAGTCATTAAGGAGCCTTCAATAACAATCATGTTTTATTAATGATCTTGTTAAATAACCATGTTGGATGTTAGAGCAAATCTAGGGAAGATTTACAAATGTTCAAGGACGGAATCGAGCCCTgtttttcttagttctcttagacTTTATATTCTAAATAAAAGTCTCCACCTAGATATTAGGAGTGGAGCAGCTATTTGTGGAAAAttgttgtaaggatgaatgttatataaatccttctaagtttcctagtttagttagtttctattttttaTATTGGACTATGTTAAGTTGTCGAATTGATTCTAAATAAAAAGCAGATTTACTATCTTGAATAAGTTTATGGTGTTTTGGTATGGTTATGCGAGCTTCATAGTTAACTTATGTTGTAACTTCTAATTCAAGAGACTCACTCAAAGggacccacttggtgaggattctatACATTTGTGTTTATGCAAATTATTTTCTGATGTTTTAATTTTGTTATGGTAAGCCATTTGTTGTCTTCTCCTGCAACCACTAGACTGATAATCTATGTCTGTTCTTGCAGCCATGATAGAACATAATAGTTATTTTTACATAGGCTAGAAGAGCTTATATTTTGTTGATAAAAGTTGGCATAGTTTTCCTGAGTTATGATCTTGAAGCAAGTTATTTCCTTATGAAGATTTATTCAGCATTTCCATTTGTTTAGAATAGGATAAACATGTTCCTTAAAACTCATGGTGCATATATTTTGTTGTTCCATTTCAAGTTGTGCTTCCTCAGATTGATAGATAAATGAGCCAAGATAGTGGAGTTTTGGATAGCTGCTCAATTAGGAACTTGTGTCTCTAATCTTGAGTATAGTGTTGTGTTTTAACACCTATTGTTTTGGACCAACAGAAGTCACAAGGCCATTCTTATAATCACATACTCATCCTACCTTAATTTTAGCTTTAAAATCCAAATTTGACCAACTTCCCATGTTTACCCTTCCTATATAGGGCTAACTAAACACAAATTTGCATGATATGTTGTTGTGTCTTTATATTTAAAGGCATTAGTATGTGCTAGTTGTAAATATCCAATAATATTTGCAAATTAAGAAATCAATTTACATTTACGCACTTCAATTAGTGCTCTAAAAGAAACCTAGCATTACATAGTCATTCTATGGGACAATGCATGATTAAAGAGTGTTGTTTTTAATATTGTTCAATTCTAAGGGGTTGATCAAAGCATAGTGACATTGTGGCTCGATCGTATGACAACCTAATAAAAGGTATTTATTAATAATGTTGTCATGTACAAGCATGAAGGAatataggagaaatcaaaatatcttgggcaaaataaaaaagaataatttGTAGATCACAGAGGTCAAGTTTATGGGTGTAAGACAAGTTTACAATCATTCATCTACCCATGATAGTCAAATATGTTGCTTCATAGAGTCACTAAATAAATTCTAATTTTTAGATGATTTAATAATCTAATATTAGCTAGCCCTTATCCAAAGACATTTTAAATTTAGATCTTATTTATTCTTTATGTCTTCTTTGGTGAaatggattttatatttattttttgttaacAATTAGTTATTCTAAAAATGTTCAACTCGTTCCACCTTTATTTACCTAGAATGTGGTCAACCCATTTGATGTTGCACTTGTTAAACTTATTCTATGGTTTCTACTCCTTTAATCTAGTATTACTCTAGTTTTTCACATATGTTTAGCCTTACTAAGGGTTTGGTCTTATTTGCTTATATATTTGGATTGGGGTTTGAGTTATACATAAAGGCTTATCTTTTATCCCATCTTAACCACCATAAGATATCCTCTCATTATGGCATTTATTAGGGTTTGTTCCATCAATTATATACATGTGTCCATTTTAGATTATAATATGTTGTCATATATTTGATGCGAGAGCATCTAGGTTCACGAGCAATCTCACATCAATCAAAAATATGTTTTCCTAtttgttgttgattatttttattcattgtttttgTTGCTCAATTTCAttatccatttctaaataattctAGTTGTTTCATGGCCAATTAATGACTTCATCTTGAAGAAGGGTCAAATGGGGTTCACACTTCAAATTTGGCAAAGGTTTGATAAAAAATGAGCAAGTAATGTAATGTGGAACTTTGTCCAATAACTAGATATGTAGGATTTCTTGATGTCTTGGATTCCCTCAATTCCCCACTAAGTCCTTGCGAATTTAAATCCTTTGTTGAAGCCTTTATTCATCCCATACTTGCAAAACTTTCAAATAACACCAAATATATTTCAATACTCCTCAAATTCTTATAATATCCCTACAAAACCTATTTCCTCTCatgatcaataaaaaatgaaacttCTTATGCAGTGAGGATACATCCTGAACCTCCTCGACTTCTTACAATATCCAGATGGACCTTTTTTCACATTTTATCAAAAAAGATCAAGATTTTTAGGTGATGATGACTCATCTAGAACCCCCTCAGTGTTTTGCAACATCTAGCAGGTTAGCATTTCTCCACTAAATGACAAAATGGGTATCATAAATGATTATAATGACTTACAAAGTGGATCCTGAGAGCCAATAAATGATTGACATGACATATAACCTATTAGAATGTGGAGTAGTTGTGTCGTCTCCACTACATCATGCTTATCAAATGGATTTCAGCTCATTTGGAGTAATATTCTGTAATTTATAAGTTATTAAAAGTCCCTTGAAGATTAAATTAAGTTAGACATTTTGAAAGAATATGATCTTCATGGGGAAAAGCCACCATAGATCTTCATGGGGAAGGCGTTATTATTGCCCATGAACTTATTGCCCATGAAATTAAGTTAGACATTTTGAAAGCATATGATTAGATTAAGTTAGACATTTTGAAAGCATATGATTTGGTGGATTGACGATTTCTATTAGATACATTAAGAAAGTTCAAATACGATAAAAATTGGATATGTTATATTAAGAGTTGCATCACCACTCTCAaattattattagtaataaatggAGCTTCACAAAGATTATTTTCCTGCACTAGAGTTATGCGGCAAGGCAATCCACTCTTTgcctttttattttttataatggtTGAATCTTTAGAGTGGAGCATCTGCAATCTCAAAGAAGGAGGAAAATGGATGGGTATGAAGATGACACAAAGAGTTGAGGTTGTGACTCACCACCAATTTTCTAATGACAACATGTTATTTGATGTGCATGCTAATGGGAGGAAAGGGTTATCCGGTCCCTTTTAGATTCATGTCATAATGCATCTGTTTAGAGAATCAATTGAAGAAAGTTGAGGTGGTTTTTATCAATACCCAACCTAGTCTACAAAGAGTCATTCAAATTGACAAGGTTCTTTTGGAGTGGAACGAAAAATCAACAGAAATTACTTCTCATATATCTTGGGACGAGATTTGTTCTCCAAAGTAGGTTGGGTAGATTGGTATTCGACAATTGGCTACCATGAATCTCATAATGGGGGCAAATCTAGTTTGAAATCTTTATGCCCAAGTGGACCAAAACTTGGTAAAAATTATCAGAAAGAAATAATTGGACTTAAGTATTCCAATGAGGATCCTCACTATCAGAGATCCATTGCATGGATCGACGGTCTAGAGCTTTTATGCTTGAGTGCAAAAACATCATAATAAAGCATGTTACATGGGAAATCAGAGACGGTAGGAGTGCCTCATTTTGGGCAGACTCGTGAGAGAGATATGAGAAGCTTGCAAATAACCCAAACTTGGACACCCTTAGAAATGAAACCATACAGGCTTGGGGGATCGAAGTTAGAGACAATTGGGAGAGTACAAATCAATGGCTACCCCCACCG contains the following coding sequences:
- the LOC131041537 gene encoding sec-independent protein translocase protein TATA, chloroplastic, whose amino-acid sequence is MYVMASTRLVIGLPNGRTGHLPSTSGVVCPASSCSFMRGEKGILCMRMRGLASRRRRKDSLKVQGLFGLGVPELVVIAGVTALIFGPKKLPEIGKSLGKTVKSFQQAAKEFETEVKKEGEPSTTELSKPTSSASEVQATDEAEKKI